A DNA window from Zingiber officinale cultivar Zhangliang chromosome 3A, Zo_v1.1, whole genome shotgun sequence contains the following coding sequences:
- the LOC122050324 gene encoding probable inorganic phosphate transporter 1-8 — MAGDQLQVLNALDVARTQWYHFTAVLIAGMGFFTDAYDLFSISLVTKLIGRVYYYVDGAPDPGSLPPRVSSVVNGVAFVGTLTGQLFFGWLGDKLGRKRVYGMTLMLMIAAAIGSGLSFGSSPTCVMTTLCFFRFWLGFGIGGDYPLSATIMSEYSNKRTRGAFIAAVFAMQGFGILAAGTVTIIVATVLKNFYPAPPYAIDPVASTVAEADYAWRIILMFGAVPAVMTLYSRLKMPETARYTTLVAKNAKQAAADMAKVLQMEIAVEEDKVAQIATAQNHNFGLFSSAFFRRHGAHLLGTATCWFLLDIAYYSQNLFQKDIFSAIGWIPPASSMNALEELFRIARAQTLIALCGTVPGYWFTVGLIDVIGRFTIQLLGFFMMTAFMLGLAVPYHHWTTPGNQIGFVVMYAFTFFFANFGPNSTTFIVPAEIFPARVRSTCHGISAASGKLGAIVGSFGFLYLAQSQDPTKTEHGYPPGIGVRNSLFVLAGCNILGLLCTFLVPESKGKSLEEMSGEAEEEAEAAAGGGGGGRSVGIVPV; from the coding sequence ATGGCCGGCGATCAGCTCCAAGTTCTGAATGCCCTCGACGTCGCTAGGACTCAGTGGTACCACTTCACCGCCGTTCTCATCGCCGGCATGGGCTTCTTCACCGATGCCTACGACCTCTTCTCCATCTCCCTCGTCACCAAGCTCATCGGCCGCGTGTATTACTACGTCGACGGCGCTCCCGACCCTGGCAGCCTCCCTCCTCGTGTCTCCTCCGTCGTTAACGGCGTCGCGTTCGTCGGCACTCTCACCGGTCAACTCTTCTTTGGCTGGCTCGGCGACAAGCTCGGCCGCAAGCGCGTCTACGGCATGACCCTCATGCTCATGATCGCCGCTGCCATCGGATCGGGCCTCTCCTTCGGCAGCAGTCCTACATGCGTCATGACGACCCTATGCTTCTTCCGGTTCTGGCTCGGATTCGGCATTGGCGGCGACTACCCGCTCTCCGCCACCATAATGTCCGAGTATTCTAACAAGCGCACCCGCGGAGCCTTCATCGCCGCCGTCTTCGCAATGCAGGGCTTCGGCATCCTTGCCGCCGGCACGGTGACCATCATTGTCGCCACCGTCTTGAAGAACTTCTACCCTGCACCTCCGTACGCCATCGATCCGGTCGCGTCCACCGTGGCTGAAGCCGATTATGCTTGGCGCATCATCCTCATGTTCGGGGCGGTTCCGGCGGTGATGACCCTTTACTCTCGACTGAAGATGCCGGAGACGGCGCGGTACACGACGCTTGTGGCCAAGAACGCGAAGCAGGCGGCGGCGGACATGGCCAAGGTGCTCCAAATGGAGATTGCCGTTGAGGAGGACAAGGTGGCGCAGATCGCGACGGCACAAAACCACAACTTCGGGCTCTTCTCGTCGGCCTTCTTCCGCCGCCACGGCGCCCACTTGCTCGGTACCGCCACCTGTTGGTTCCTCCTCGACATCGCCTACTACAGCCAGAACCTGTTCCAGAAGGACATCTTCAGCGCGATCGGGTGGATCCCACCAGCATCGAGCATGAACGCGCTCGAGGAGCTCTTCCGCATCGCGCGTGCCCAAACCCTAATCGCACTCTGCGGCACCGTGCCGGGTTACTGGTTCACAGTGGGCTTGATCGACGTCATAGGCCGTTTCACGATCCAACTGTTAGGCTTTTTCATGATGACCGCGTTCATGCTAGGGCTGGCCGTCCCCTACCACCACTGGACAACGCCGGGCAACCAAATCGGCTTCGTCGTCATGTAcgccttcaccttcttcttcgctAACTTCGGCCCCAACAGCACCACCTTCATCGTGCCGGCGGAGATCTTCCCGGCGAGAGTGAGGTCCACGTGCCACGGGATCTCGGCAGCGTCGGGAAAGCTCGGGGCCATCGTGGGGTCCTTCGGCTTCTTGTACCTCGCGCAGAGCCAGGACCCGACGAAGACGGAGCACGGATACCCGCCGGGCATCGGCGTGAGGAACTCGCTGTTCGTGCTCGCCGGATGCAACATCTTGGGCCTCCTCTGCACCTTCCTGGTGCCCGAGTCGAAGGGCAAGTCGCTGGAAGAGATGTCCGGCGAAGCGGAGGAGGAAGCGGAAGCAGccgccggcggcggcggcggcggcagaaGCGTTGGAATCGTGCCGGTTTAG